A stretch of the Elephas maximus indicus isolate mEleMax1 chromosome 3, mEleMax1 primary haplotype, whole genome shotgun sequence genome encodes the following:
- the LOC126072660 gene encoding phospholipase A2, membrane associated-like produces MKTLLLLVVIVALGLLQVQGSLLDFQKMIQLVTGKEAISSYGFYGCHCGLGGKGSPKDATDRCCAEHDCCYKRLQKQGCGTKFLNYKFTKSGGQIICAKQDSCRTQLCQCDRKAAYCFARNLNTYNKKLQHYTNVLCSGKTPSC; encoded by the exons ATGAAGACCCTCCTGCTGTTGGTAGTAATCGTGGCCTTGG GCCTGCTGCAAGTCCAGGGGAGTTTACTGGATTTCCAAAAAATGATCCAGTTGGTGACAGGAAAGGAAGCTATATCCAGCTATGGTTTCTATGGTTGCCACTGTGGTCTTGGTGGTAAAGGATCCCCGAAGGATGCGACAGATCG GTGCTGTGCTGAACATGACTGTTGCTATAAACGTCTGCAGAAACAAGGGTGTGGCACCAAATTTCTAAACTACAAGTTTACCAAGAGTGGAGGCCAAATCATCTGTG CAAAACAGGACTCCTGCAGGACTCAGCTGTGTCAGTGTGATAGAAAGGCTGCCTACTGTTTTGCGAGAAACCTGAACACCTATAATAAAAAGTTGCAGCACTACACCAATGTTCTGTGCAGTGGGAAGACCCCCAGCTGTTGA